The region AATACAATAGATAGCGAGGACTGAATGCCTGTTCGACCAGCCTGAAGCTTCATGAAGGTCGTCGACCACCTGTGTTAAATAACGCTTATGCTGTTCCCATGATTTTGTAGTACATTACTTCCCTGGGGGCTGTCACTTATACCCTTGCCTGACCTATTCTATATACGCTAGTCTTTTTTATTAGCACAATTTTGACGTTCCCACGTTAATTCTCATATAATATCGATAATCTTAAGATGTGATGTGCCGTCGACGAAACCGAGAAGGCTAGATGGTGTATCAAGGTAACGACTGAACGACCCTGAAGCTGTTATATGATAATGACTTCTATTTAGATATCTTAGCGACTGCATCAAGTGCTTGTTGCACTTTAGCGCGAAGCAATGGGACATCTTCCAAACCGACGCTTATCCGCACCAAGTCAAACTCTACGCCAAATGAGCTTGCCTGAGCAAGTAGAGTTAGACAAACCAGAACTAAGCCAACGTGATGGAAGATGAATACATACCCAGTCAAGCTCACTATAGTGAGCAAGTAGCGTATACGGAGAACTAGACAGTTATTAGCAAATCGTCTGAAACATTGACAGCACCTGTCCTGCAAACGCTACCTCAGCGTGAAGTTAGTCCCAAGACTGGGTCCCTTGTGGACTTCTAGGTTGTCGAAGAAGGCAATCGCCTCTGCTGTGGAGTGGAAAGTGACAGAGAACAAACCACCATAGCCTCCATTTGGAGTGCGAAATGCCTCGTAGAAAGGCAGTGTAGGACTGAACTTAGGGTAATACACATTCTTAACTATATAATGGTTAGAACCGGATTGACTGTTGTATAGAAGGGACCCTACCAATTGGAGATTCTTGGAGCATTGCTGTTATCACCTCTGTTGTATGATTGATTTTTTCAATGCGAGAAACGAAGTCGCGGCTGTTCctttcgaggaagacggcaTCTTCTACCCATAAGTTGTCTTCATAGCCCCGGTTGAATGTATCTTTCAATAATGGATAGTATCGACCGTGCGGATTTAGCACCGCACTCCCTCCCATAACATTGCTGTCTCCGCTGAAGATTTTCGTCAAACTACTGACCACGATGTCCGCGTGAGAAAGCACGTTGATGTTGAGAAAATTTCCCACTGTTTCATCGACGACCACCGCAAACTCATACTTGTTGGCTAAGGCTCGGATCCGCTTAAGATCAGGTGTCTTGAGAAGGGGATTGCCCGGGAATTCAGTGAAGAGAGCCAAGAATCTCTCTCCACCGGCTAACCGTGCCTCCAGATCATTTAGATCCTCAGATGACCCTCGCCCGTAAAAGACACATCCGGGGCCCCATTTCTCAAGGATTTTCAATGTATCAATGTAGGGGAATCCGAAGCAGACGCTTTTCATAGAACCCCTCGCTTCGAGGAGCAACCTGTGGGAATTGAAGATCGAACTCATGCCGCttgggaaaaggaaaacATCCGATTCTGAAAGCCCTGCTACTCTTCCTTCCTGTGAGGCTTTCTCCAAAGCCTCATTCAATTCCACGTCTGCCGTCAGCACACCTGCTATTCGCCTGCGTACGGCAATCTTTGCCTTGCTGGCTAGTGAGGTACTCAAGTTCCTTCCAAACCGTTCTTCAATAAACTGAACTGACTCACGTCCTTCGTGCGGTTTGTTGGCTGAAACTGCGTTATGTGATGAAACTTTACCTATCCCGTTTATTGAACCCTTTCCCTGATATCTCCGAGGGCCCTTGTGGATGATTTGGCGCGTTGCATCTCCTGTAACATTTTTCCTTTCCGTAAGAAGACCATCCTTCAGAGCACCAAGACAGAATTCACCCCGCCTGCTTGAAACGCCGTCACCCGTATGTTGCCACGCTTGTTTCGCGATTTTTGCGTGCTCCTTAGGATATATAACGCACGATAGAAGTGACTGAATGGTGCTCAGCTCggtttccagctccttggtAGGAACAAAGTCAAGGACGCGAATTTTATGTGCTTCTTCGCGTGAAATTCTTGATAGGATGAATGTGTGACACACTCGCGCAGTGTTCggagaagggaaaagggtCGTTGCCTCATATTCTGGATTCCCAAATCGAGCAACAATTTCTTGGGCGAGCTCCTGGATGATGGGATGGACAAAGAATCGGGGATAACCGCATTGCATCTTATTTACAAGCCATAGCTCCCCCTCTTCGTACGCCACGTTCGCTTCCCATGTGGGAAGTGACACGCTCACAGCCTGGGTAGTATCAGCTGAGCACTGGAATCAATTGATGTCGAGGCTCCTGGTGAACAGGTAATTGCATGTATAACAAATGCACGCGGGGTACGCGGGGTAAATACATACATGATCTGTGTTTGGGGGTACCGGGCCTCCGGGTTCCTGAAGCATTATTTTTGGGGATAAGACCCTGGTTTCTAAGTCAAATTGACCAGCTGCGCCTGCAATATGAGATAAGGtatatgaggatggagaaaaTTGGCCTTGCAAACCGGAGTTCTGGCTTGAGTTGTGACGGCAAATTAAGAAGTGAGCAGCGATCTCGGCGATGAGCATGAAGGCAGCGGGCCAATCATATTGGAACTTAATTAATGCTTCATCAGAGCGGTGAGTCATAGGTTTGAAGGAGCTCAAGTTAGGCTTGTAGTCAAATCGTGATTCATTCTAGGTCCGAGCGCAGCCTAGTGCTTGGTGTAGAGCAACTGTACTTTATGGTAGGAAAAGGTCGATCTACTCCGGATAGCCACCATTGCGTATCTAAGTCAAACTTGTGCTCAGATGTGTTGCGACCTGCGGCCTTGGATGCTGTGGCGCTCCGGCCAATAACACGTGATCTTATCTGACTTCACACGTGATCTTATCTTCGATCACCACTAAGAAAAAAGTTTCGATGGAGACTTTCAAGTTCTGACTTGGAGCAGATCGTCTGCTGGGCTTTGCATATCATACGCTTACAGACTACATTCGGGATGTTCAGCCACACGATCAAGCGAAGGAGGTTGAGCGAGTCTCCTGGTGGATCTTCCCGCACAGGAACCTCAGCAGTGTCAGAACAAGATTCCAGCGCAAACCGACCGGTCAAagccgcagcctccagcagcttgaagCATGAGGGTTCCTCGAAGCCACCCAGACATACTAGAAGCGGTGCGATAAAGGAAATGGCACTTGCTAATGGACTCTACAAATCTAGCTTTTTCAAGCTACAACTGGACGAATTGATTACTGAGTCAAGGCCATCTTACGATAAGCAGCTCTCCACAATCAAAGATACTCTCCATGAACTGAAAGATTTGATCGAGAGCATGCCAGAAAGATCGGCAAAACCGGCGTTAGAagctgagaaggagatgcGTCAATTGCATGGAGTTACCGTTCCGTATCCTGAACCGCGGCCCGGAAAGGATACCAAATACACAGTTATGTTTGCTCGACCTGCGAATATCAATGTTGTTGGAAGCTTCGCACTACGAACAGGTTTGAAGACAACAGCGCCATATGTTGTTGACATGTCTGTGACAATGCCAAGCTCAATTTTCCAGGAAAAGGACTATACCAATTTTCGGTACTTCCACAAAAGAGCGTACTACATTGCATGCATTGCTGCCGGAATCAAAGACAAAAAGAGCACTGCTCTAGACATAAAGTACGAATTTCAGGATGGGGATGCACTTCGTCCAACAATTTTACTACAGCCAGCAGCCACAAAGTCTGGTCACGGACGCTCGAAGTTCCAGATCCGCATCATCACGGCAGTCGAAGACACCTTGTTTCCTATCTCGCGTACCCTTCCGATGAAAAATAACATTCGACGCggcgaggagggagagagcaAGAGTGTGCCTACTCCATTTTATAATTCATGCCTCCGTTCAGAGGCCACTGTTGCTCTCTATCACAAACTCTTATCGTCAGCTTCTCAAAGCTGCGAATCCTTCAAAGATGCATGCCTTCTAGGCCGCGTATGGTTAAAACAGCGCGGTTTCGGCTCATCTTCGCACAAAGGCGGTTTCGGCGGCTTTGAGTGGTCAGTACTCATGTCATTTCTACTTGAATCAGGAGGCCCAAATGGGAAgccagttcttcttccttcctaCAACAGCTACCAGTTATTTAAGGCAACTATACAGTTTCTCGCTGGCAAGGATCTAACGGAGCCTCTATTGCTCTCTGCGTCTGACGTTTCGTTCGTTAGCAAAGATCCCGTCATCTACGACGGCAAAAGAGGGTTGAATGTTCTGTACAAGATGACACAATGGTCTTACTTCTTCCTTCGCCGGGAAGCAGGAACAACACTCCGAATGTTAAATGAGTCTCGAGACGACAATTTTGAAAAAGTTTTTATCCTCAACATTGATGAACCGTTGCTCAGATTTGATCGACTCGTTACACTTCCAGCTATAGGGAATGATGGACTCGCATTATTCCACAAGGAACGTGAGATCTACGAAGTGCTTTTGAGAGCATTGGGTGATAGGGTGGATCTCATATACATCTCCACTTCTCCTACTAGCGCTTGGTCAGTGGAAATCAAA is a window of Aspergillus nidulans FGSC A4 chromosome VI DNA encoding:
- a CDS encoding cystathionine gamma-synthase (transcript_id=CADANIAT00009578), which codes for MTHRSDEALIKFQYDWPAAFMLIAEIAAHFLICRHNSSQNSGLQGQFSPSSYTLSHIAGAAGQFDLETRVLSPKIMLQEPGGPVPPNTDHAVSVSLPTWEANVAYEEGELWLVNKMQCGYPRFFVHPIIQELAQEIVARFGNPEYEATTLFPSPNTARVCHTFILSRISREEAHKIRVLDFVPTKELETELSTIQSLLSCVIYPKEHAKIAKQAWQHTGDGVSSRRGEFCLGALKDGLLTERKNVTGDATRQIIHKGPRRYQGKGSINGIGKVSSHNAVSANKPHEGRESVQFIEERFGRNLSTSLASKAKIAVRRRIAGVLTADVELNEALEKASQEGRVAGLSESDVFLFPSGMSSIFNSHRLLLEARGSMKSVCFGFPYIDTLKILEKWGPGCVFYGRGSSEDLNDLEARLAGGERFLALFTEFPGNPLLKTPDLKRIRALANKYEFAVVVDETVGNFLNINVLSHADIVVSSLTKIFSGDSNVMGGSAVLNPHGRYYPLLKDTFNRGYEDNLWVEDAVFLERNSRDFVSRIEKINHTTEVITAMLQESPIVKNVYYPKFSPTLPFYEAFRTPNGGYGGLFSVTFHSTAEAIAFFDNLEVHKGPSLGTNFTLSSPYTLLAHYSELDWASSFGVEFDLVRISVGLEDVPLLRAKVQQALDAVAKISK